The following proteins come from a genomic window of Nicotiana tomentosiformis chromosome 12, ASM39032v3, whole genome shotgun sequence:
- the LOC104117137 gene encoding uncharacterized protein At2g34160-like — translation MMEELSEGVNNMNISGGDLQKKNRIQVSNTKKPLFFYVNLAKRYMQQYNDVELSALGMAIATVVSIAEILKSNGFAVEKKIMTSTVDVKDGSRGRPVSKAKIEVLLGKSEKFDDLMAAAAERELGDGEEQS, via the exons ATGATGGAGGAGTTAAGTGAAGGAGTGAACAATATGAACATTAGCGGAGGAGACCTTCAGAAGAAGAATCGTATTCAGGTTTCTAACACCAAGAAACCCTTGTTCTTCTACGTCAATCTTGCCAAG AGGTATATGCAGCAGTACAATGACGTGGAACTTTCTGCTCTTGGGATGG CTATTGCCACAGTTGTCTCAATTGCTGAAATTCTGAAGAGCAATGGGTTTGCTGTGGAGAAGA AGATTATGACATCAACTGTTGATGTTAAGGATGGCTCCAGAGGGCGCCCCGTCTCCAAAGCCAAA ATTGAGGTATTGCTGGGAAAGAGTGAAAAATTCGATGACTTGATGGCGGCTGCGGCAGAGAGGGAACTTGGAGATGGTGAGGAGCAGAGTTAA